In the genome of Primulina tabacum isolate GXHZ01 chromosome 13, ASM2559414v2, whole genome shotgun sequence, the window cGACGTGGCGCTGACGTGACACCAATGTAGTCCTGATGTGATATTGACGTGTGTGTTGCACCAACAATCACGATAAAAATGACTAAATTACCAAAAATTAGAAGATGCAAGACTTAAACTATAATATAAAGGATCAAAATCgtaaaaaaaaaccaaatataaatgaaaaacaaatttctcaaaaaaatataacatgctTGAAGCTTATTCGTTTTACCTTTTAAAACCAACAATCTAATCTTATGTATAAACGCCATCTCTAGTAACAAAGCCACTCCATGGTAAATAACTTCATGCATGCATGATTTTGAAGATTCtttcatataaatataattCAAAGCTTAGATATGTTGATGAGCTTCAAAAGAACATCTTTTAATCTTTAAGAACCAAGCCTTTAAGACGCTAGAATTTATTAGTTAAACAATGGTAGAAGCACATATATATATTAGAGATAGCAGATATGAAATAAGTACTCAAAGGGGCACTGATTACTATATATACCTGTggacacacacacaaaaacacaATTTGGCcaattttatatgttgaaattgaaataattaattaaattataaggttaagaaaataaaaaggaaaGGAAGGAACGaaaactgttttttttttaaatcactaATTACTACTCTAATATTCTTTCTATTGTTAAATATATGTGTGTCAGTGTTGTGTGTTCTTTTCCCCCATTTTCAACACACGACTACACAATTATATTATGCCTAGGATAAATGGTCAGTTCTCAAATTGTATATTACTCgtcaaattttatataaatcacaatatattattgatatataattaattggggaaaactgtaattttgatacaatacaTTTGTTGCTTGCGATTTTAGTAATCTATATTGTCTAAATCATATGCATCTTTCAGTTTTTGgctaatttaatcatttttttaaataaaagtgcTGATGTGAAACTTATACATATATAGGTATCACGTAGGtgtcacatcagaaaagatctaaaattgtaaaaataacaaatataacatttaagaccaaaatttgataatatagaaGACTAAATTCGCACATGGAGGACAAATATAGATGACTAAAATAGTAGTTTCAAGTCCAAAGTTGGAAGTTATGGACAATGTAAGGATGTATAACTCAAATTATGTGGTAACAATCAATGTCTTATACTTTCTCACCAAATAGTATCTTATTTATCCCTCTCGCGAAGCATCCTAAATTCCCTTGAGCAGGTTTGGATTTGCATGCGAGAGGATTTGACCAGTGTGGAGGGATGACGTTTCAAAATATTACTTGAAATGAAGAAAATGGCCAGATTTCGTGAACTTTATTAAATTCATGGATTTGAATGATGTAAAAGAGAAAACAAAATTGAATTGAAATACTATGAATCAATTTGTTTCCGCTTTAGCTGTTCAAGTGCTTGTTTTTTTCCAGGCATGACAACATAAAGTGTTATATATCTGACTATGATACTAAATTGTCCTCCTCTAATGataaattttcttgacatttcAAAAGCAAAACgttcatttcaaaaaaaaaaaaaaaaaaaaaggcaaaACGTTAAAATAATTTCTGtaactttgaaaattcacaCTTAACCACTTCTTACAGTACCACAAATCCACGTCAAATTTCCAAACCTCTTACCATTTCTCAACTTCTTTCTTTTACCTTTTTTTTTCAACCCTCTCTCATTTctcattttattaaatgataaattatatttctcattttttaaaataattcttatCTCACTTTAATTTATTCTAAGATATTATTCTCAAGATATAtcttttttctttcatttccaattgAAAGTAACTCATCTAAATTACAttcatttatattttgatatttatatattaaatatatataacacaCACAACGCGTGTGCGCAACTGCTAGTATTTTATGAATTCCAACTACGTACTCATTTCATCAACAAGACCTTaacaacatatatataaattcattcattcaataaatttattttttcatgcatctttggtttttttttttttttttttaaatgacaatgaaattgataAATCGAGACATTTACTTACCTAAAGCTCTGAAAAATAATCCTTCATTTCGatttgtatgtgtgtattgaaCCCTCGTCTTCCAGTTCCAGCTGTAATTGTAATTTCACTGCATGCATGTTGCAAATATAATCATGATTTTCCCGTTTCATAGGTGTAATTATTTACAGCATGCAACAGTAACAGTGATTTTACCTGAGCAAATCAACAGAAGAAAACCTCAAAATTTCTCTTACTTTGGACTGGCTCATGACGATGCATGTGAAGAAAGGGAGTTACACAGAAACGGAGCGTTTAAATTCTTCAACCACACCCTAGCTAGCTCttcatttatttatatatacatatattgttCTTCATACgccataattttttatttttatttttaaaaaaatcaaataaatattttatctaaATGATTAAATTGTATTGTGGTATGGAGCCTTGCGTCGAAGTACGTTTGACCAGATAATTTCATGATGAAGCTGTGGAATAAGTATGGCCGTGATTGTACCTATGGTATATATTTATAGTGCGTGAAATACGGGAGATCGGGGATTCGTTGGTGAAAAAGATATTCTCTCTCTTTATGTTGCATTTTTATTCTCTTTTTGCTaagtttttattattaatttcttcattaaaaaatttaaaattttaactcaTTCTCTGGATTAATAAATACTAGTAAAAAATGCACACGTGTTgtatgtgttattattatttttaatttgatcaaataatatttaacaattatcatgaaattattttcaattttgaagagttgttcgatttaaaagaaaatttttgtttagatttttttctatgtaaaatatgaaatgatttgagGACGTTTTTAGTAAGGTAAGATGGATAATATTTTGATGTCCTCTAAAACAATTGTTCTTAGGGTTTCACATTTAATATTATAGTATAAATATTACATCTGACAAttgtaataattaattaattaatttattttataggTGTACATATTTTAGTTCTATGACTTTCGTAGGCATTTGCAGCGctatgatatatattttatttatctaGCACTTCTATGGACAGAGCTTAGAGCTAGCAGGAAATCGATATTTTGCAAATaaatagattttaatttttatttattaaaaggtaaattttaataaattttgtatCTTCCCCTTTCACGGGCCGAGACATTGTTTGGACTTTAAGCTCACACCAATCAGCCCAGCCCACGGCTAACATTGCTTTTTTCTTGTGGGAAAAGATTTCTGGGTTTTCATCGCACATTATAACCTCCCCTTCCGCCGGTTCTCGATATCTTTCGGAGCAAAACAAAGTGAGAAGGGAAAAGCTGTCAAATGGATTCGGCGAAGGTGATACCATTCGAAGGCCTGAGAGACGACCCGCTACGATATGGAATCCATGGCGTCAAGAGCGATATTATTGAGCCTCACCCCCTCGAATCTGCCTTTCGATCGGTAAATTTTTACTAACTTTTCGCTCTCTGCATTTGTTGttactttttatatttattattatgtttttgtTTTGGCATTGATGAATAGGCGAAGTTGAAGCAAGAAGACATGAAGAAGAGAATTTTATGCAACACTTACGGTGCGGCGTTTCCAATGAAGAGGGAACTCGAGCGCCAAATTCTATCCAAGTTTGTGGTTCCTTGGCCCTTATTTTTTTCGACACTTTTTctgttgatttatttttttaccgTTCGTGATTTGCGGAAATTGGGTTTTTTTGTCGTTGGCGTGGTATTGAAGTGAATTGGAGCTGCTTTCTTTATGAAATTTCCTTGCTTGAGCGTTGTATTATAGCCTTTAAATTGGTCGTTAGAGTTGAGATCTTGTGGTGATTGGGTATCTGAATTCTTGAAAGCCAGGAGTCAGCGATCTGGTTCTACTTTATTAGAGGAGTTATGTTTCGTCTGTCACGTTAAAGTTTGTACTTTGTACTTGAGATAATTTGTTGGATGTCATTTGGAAGAAACTTTATATCGTTCATTCTACTTTTAATCTTGTCTATTAGGAGGAGGGTGTGCTGTTTGATAAGTGATAGAAGTAAAAAATATTGAGTGCAAATTTCGCTGGGATAAATTCTCAACTGTGTGATTGTTTATCAATTCCAGATTTCAAAGGCCTCCTGGAGCTATACCATCTTCCTTTTTGGGTCTAGAGGCCATTGACGGAACTTTGGAAGGTTTTGGTTTTGAAGACTACCTCAATGGTATTGCAATACTGTTAAACGCAAAATGCTGTTGCTTGATTTATTTCTAATCCTTTTTTATCTGCTCTTTAATCAAATTAGTGGATGTCACGTCACTAAGTGATGTGGCTATTTGTTGTCTGAATAGCATGATGTGATAATCAATGTTCATTACTTGGATGTTAAATGAACATGTTTTCACGAAAATGGAGAGATAAATGTTCTGAAACTTGTACTAAATGATCAATAACCCAAAAGGTCTTCTCCATTATTTTATATTGCTGCTCAAGTGCTATGGATTCTGTTTAGCTTAATCTTGATTAAGATTTAAGAAGGTTTGTTGTTAAGGTGAGGCTAATTCACACTTGGTGTAATTGtacttcaaaattttaaaaatatacagGTCGGGCCCCCCTCAAACCTCCCGTCATTTAGATGTTTTTCTCTGTAAAAAATAAAGAATGCTTGTGTtggatattaaatatttatctgATCAATTATTAGTCAGTATAAGGTTATATTCATTAATTTAGGGATCTCCGTAAGTTAGGACTTATCTATGTGCTCTTTATTCATTGaatataattagaataattCCTCCCATGCTTTTCGTCCTTATTAAGCGATAGTTTGTTGTTTAAATGGATTATAAGCTTGTGAATATCCTGTTATGATTATTTAGTGCTGCCTCTGAAATATTATTGTTACCTTCAATAATTTAATTCAAAAATGGTAATGAGCATGTTTTCTTTGTATAGTTCATGAACTTTTCTCACTATTAGTTTAGTAGTTCTTCTGGGTGAAGGGAGCGGTCTGAGAATTGCCAATGTCTGAATAATATTGTGGTAGAAAGAATTCTGGGTTGTGCTGTCTTTGGACTGGGTCTAGGCGGATGGATTTGGTGGTGTATCATAACACAAGAGGAATTGGCGGTCTGGGAAATACTATGAATTAATTCAGAAGGATGATAATCATAGGAATAAGCTGTAAGGACGGTCATGTATCATATTCGTGGTCGGCAATTAATCAGTGCAGAGTTCCATttatatcaaatttcaatcaaagccttttactatttttatttctGTTGTGTGGTAGGTTGTGTATAATAGTATATCTGGATTCTAAAACGAGTTACAGACGACAATCAACTTGCGTTGTATTCGAACTCTTACTATTTACTGTTGGAGATTGTGATCTACTTGGTTAATTTTCCCTGGCTTTCCTGAATCGTAGCccttttctcttctttttttttgccAGATCCAAAGGATTCTGAGTCATTCCGCACTGCTGATATGCATCATGGAATGGAAGTGCGACTTGGGCTGTCAAAAGGACCACCATGCCCCAGTTTCATGTGAATCATAGAGAATATCTGGGAACGAATATTTAGGCATCTATTCACGTACTACCTAAGTTAAGTTTTATGTGCATCGTATATGATCTGTAACCATGCTGCCCCGGTTTCTGGGGAAGTGTAATGTAATTTCTTGGACTATATTGCAACTCTTGTATTCCCCTTGTGCCAAGTTGagttttattaattgttttttttttctatttcaaatttgcacttttttttttattatctaaTTGTACTAAAGGaaatatttaacaaaatgaCATTTGTTTGATGAAGGTCATTTTTCAAACTATCCATAAATCAAAACACTTGGTTTGAAAAAGCATCAATCCTACTATTGGGCTGTAGTTAATACCAAATCGAGCTGGTCAATCTAGCTTGCGAATATCGATTTGCCAAAAAGTGCTGCCATCAAATACATCACATCACTGGTTTGTTTATCCGCAGATGAACGTGGATAGGTGGATAAGAAATATCGTGCAAGAGAGCGGTCACCTTCGAGGTTTTGGGTGACAAATTCTCCATCTTTACACATCTTATTCGAAGAACAAGAAGAAAGTGAGGACTTTACTTGTAGGCCATCAAAGAAAATTACTAATAATTGAAATTTGCAGGATTAGCTTTTCTTTATTCTTTTCGTGTGATGATGTCTGGTTGAGTCGGTCTTATACATGTAttctacatttttttaaaagctgaTATAAACCAAAGATAAAAACAAGATTTacaattgtaaaaaaaaataaatttaataatattgttAAAGGGTGTTGGTGATAAAAGCTTTAAAATATTGGTAAACCACCATTTGGTTTTTCTCTTATTATCCCCTATTATGACATGTTTTTAATGATGCAATCCCCACCGTCAATTTCTCATTTCCCGATCTTTAAACCCGAGATTCCTTCATCCCTTTGTTATTCAAAAGAGAGTAGGAAAAAAGAAGTATTCCTTCATCCCAAACACACTGCATTAACGTACAACGAGAACCACTAAATAAGAAAACCAAAAACATTGGCCCCAATTCTCCAAGCCCTAATTCAACCACAGCAATGGACCCGCGCCGTGTTCCTCGCACAGTCAGCGACCCAAAATTCCGGCAAGTCGGATTCTTCGCCCCGGTAGCTTTACCCGATCGGTCTCAATCGGCTCCACCCGACCCCACATCATCGTCGCCTCCTGTCTCCTCCATTTCACCCTCCGGAAACTCCTTATATCCCGTCATGATCCCGCCGCCGCGCAACTTACCCACTGACCTCTCTCGCCACTCTCCTCACGGGCAACCGTTATCCCTTCTCCATGCCTCCCGCGCTGCGGATTCTTCTATTCCAGTTGGAAGCTACAACCCCTCGGAGTTCATATCTCCTACGGCGGTTACAGATTTCTCTGAGGACCATATATCCCCTAAGTTGGAAGTCAGGGGTAGTTCTGGAAAATTTGCCACTTCTTTGCCTGCTGGTGGATTCGAAATGGCAGCTGTTAAGCAGAATAGTGTGGTCAAATTGGATCACGAGTTCTCAGGTGTTTTTTCTTTCTGTTTTTTCACCCTGGTTCGATTGAATTTCTAGATTGTCTTTatgatacgattttcagttGAGAAAATAGATGAAGGTGCAAATATGGAAATGCGAAAAGAGCAGAGGCGTGCTGGTGGAAAGCCTTTAAAGGAGAAGACCTCCAAGGCTGAAAGACGCGCTTCTCAAGAGGCTCAAAGAGCGGCAAAGGCTTCTGCTAGAGGTGAATAGTTTTATGTTTATTTTGGAGAGATTTATGTTAGCGAGTTAACTTTTACTTGAGCTGCTTTTGAACTGATAGTGGATGTGCCCCTCAATTTAGCAGTATTCACCATTGACAGTGTCTATTTGTTTCAAATTGTTTCCAAGTGACTGATCAGTGTTTTGGTCTTGTATACTTTTTTCTCTGGAACGATTAAAGCTAAGATATTGCTTGTGGTGACCTTTGAGGAGATGAGTGGTCATTGATTTTGAGGATGATCAATATTTTATCATTCCAGTATGTTCGGTTGGATGAATTTCGTTGTCCTATCTGATGTTGTAAAGCTTAGGTGCTTTAAAGATTCGATTTGTTCGACTGGTAGTTCCTTATCTGTGGTTTAGCATTGAATGTTCTCTTCATCTCATCTGTTTCTGAACCAATCTGGGGCTCTTCCTTCGTAAAATGGGATGGCTTAAGACCGGCATGCATTTAATTCAATAACTTGTGCCATCCTGCACGTATTAAGTTGAAGAACCTCTCAGTCTATTAGTTTTGCTCTAACTCTAGTGGATTATTTTGAGTTCCTCGGCACTGTATGCTGAAAATTTCATCTTATTGCCCAGCTTTGCCCGTTGTCTTCCTATTTTGTTCCATCTGTTGGATGATCCGTGTCAATTAGATCAGTTATTGCTATGCACAGCTGTCTTTTTACTATTTCAGAAATTgtttctggaattccttttcatttttttttaatgctaTATCTTTCCAGGTGAGGGAAATAAGGCTTCTGTTGCTTCTGGGGCCAATTCTGCAAATGCCAATACTGGTAAGGCTGTGAAGGTGGTTCCACAAAGGACATACATCTCTCCTGTTGCCGCTTCTGAGAAAAAAGGTGGTGAACGCCAACCAGATAAAGATAGAAAGAAAGACGTCCCTCATCCTAGGATGCAGTTTGATGATAAAAAAAGAGTTGAGAAGGCAAAGAAACGATCGGTGGTAAAACAAATTGAAGCAAAAAACAGGGTTGAACTCTTCAGGCATTTACCGCAGTATGAACATGGAACGTGGCTTCTTGACCTCGAATCGAAGTTCTTTCAACTCGATACTGTTCATCCTGCAGTTTACAAGGTAACTAAGGCACATATATTTGCTTGTAAGCTTGGCGTTGGTGAAAGGCAGTACCTTGGCTATGAAGAGTATGAATGACTTTATACAAAGTTTTGGTCATAATAATCTTTGCCAGGGATTGTCAACTTTCCCCCACTATACATAGACTGTAAAATAATTAGTCCCATTCTTGTTGCAGTCTATCCTATCCTGACTTTACACTTGTCAGGTTGGTCTAAGAAATCTAGATGGCGATATTTCTGGTGGCAATGCTCGCTGTGTTACTATGCTCCTTGCATTTCAAGAGGCGATTAAAGACTACTACACACCACCAAAGAAAGCCCTGATCAGGGACTTGACTATAAAAATTAATGGTTACATCTCTTTTCTGATTGAATGCAGACCCGTTTCAATCAGCATGGGGAATGCTATTAGATTTCTTAAAACCCGAATTGCGAAATTACCTTTGAGCCTCTCCGAGTCTGAAGCAAAAGCAAGTCTTATCTCAGATATTGAACATTTTATTAGCGAAAAGATAATTCTAGCAGATAAGGTCATTGTAAATCACGCTGTGACAAAAATTAGGGATGGTGATGTTCTTCTCACATATGCTTCATCATCTGCTGTTGAGATGGTGTTACATGCTCACGAACTTGGTAAACAGTTCCGGGTTGTGGTAGTCGATTCACGTCCGAAGCTTGAAGGACAAAAGTTGCTTCGTAGGCTCGTGGGAAAGGGTATTATCTGTACATACACTCATATAAATGCTGTTTCTTATCTCATGCACAAGGTGACTAGAGTATTTTTGGGTGCTTCATCGATATTGTCTAATGGGACGGTTTATTCGAGGGTTGGCACGGCATGTGTTGCTATGGTTGCTCATCAGTTCCGCATCCCAGTCTTGATATGTTGTGAAGCATACAAATTTCATGAAAGGGTTCAACTTGATTCAATCTGCTCCAATGAACTTGGTACGCAAATAGTTTTTTCTTTGTAAGACTTGCCTTCATTAGCGACTGCTTACATTTCCTGCCAACACCATGACATGACATGCCATTACAGGTGATCCTGATGCCATCTCGAGAGTTTCTGGCAGAAAAGAAATCAGTTCTTTAGATGGTTGGGCCAAAAGTGATAATCTACAAATGCTGAATCTGATGTAAGCTTGGTTTTGTTCTTTACACGATTTCATATTGTAACGCTATTTGTTATTGTACTGGCTTACCTTTTCATTTCATTGTTTCAGTTATGATGCAACACCTTCTGATTATGTTTCAATGATCATAACAGACTATGGCATGGTAAGTTGTTTTGTATATCCCTTTATATGAAACCTAGTGCTGtgtaaaattttctttttctagAAACATGTTCATATTAAAATCTTAACCACCACCCCACGCTGCCGTCCCCCCAAAAAAAGTTCTGTTTATGAACTCTTCGCGTCCTGCGACAATTTCTTTAGTTTATACTTTATACCATAGTGGGGAAAAATGCATTTGTGtttcattatttatttggtaaatatttttgattttttaaaaaaaaataaaaataaaaatggaaTGTTCCTTTTGCTTATGGGAAAAAATGAATGTACTCCCCTTATCTGGCTTGGTTTTGAGTGCTTCATGTAGTTTTCCTGTTTGTTCCTGTTTTTCCCTTTCCATGCAGCTGATTTATTTTCGTGTGAACAAATGATAATGTTTGTTTAGATACCACCTACGAGTGTGCCTGTCATCGTTCGAGAATATCGAAGAGAAAACTTGTGGACATAAAGATGTAAACCGCAGATCCCGGTTTGTGTTGTATACCATTTTAGGAATAACAAGGATTTATGTCATGACAAGAACTGATTTCTGATTTCAATTTTTCACCTGATTCTGTGAAGAGTGCGAATATCCGCCTCTCCGATCAAATTTTGGATGGAATGTATCATGTTGTAATGAGCTTTTGTAACCCTTTAATGAATTCTTGTATTCTTACCATCTTTTATTCACATTATCTAtcaataatttttgaaataatgttacCTATTGTCCGTTTGTCACAAATCTTAATTCTTAATTTATGTCAACGCATGATGTCTGTTACCAAATAGCAACTGCCTTTACAAATCAAACCaaatcaaacagtatcaggtttgagcttggttcgtttaggATTGTTTGAGgttcgagctcgattcgagattctattatcaggctcgagctCGGTTTGTATTGAAATTAATAAGCTCGAAAAAAGCTCGAGTTCGGCTCATTAAaagctcgtttatcatgttaatcaagccgtgctcgagcttgattcattaatagctcgtttatcatgtttaacaagtctggcttgagctcggctcgttttcgagctcgtaaagcatataattgagctcgagtttaagcttgatttgagcttgttaaaaattaaatctatCTATGAACTAATattaaatcagacataaaaatataaattcattaataaataaccaaaacgacaAAAATAACAACTAAAAAACATAAACTCGTTATATTATTGAACACCCCAAAATAATACATCCAACATCCAGATAACAAATATTCGTCATActgatatcaccatataaataacATTGCAATAATTTCACTCCTTTAATACTCTATTCGCTGTgttccaaataaattttattttgtaatcaatataaattcattatattcagtttaatataatattttatgataataatttGTAAAGTTACTCAACGTATGACTTGGTGATGTAAATTTTTTGGGGAAAAAAGAATACGTTGATGTATttctgttaatttattatgttttaaagaACATTTTAGTATAATGATATGCAAATAagataaaaaaatgtaattgtGACTATGTAGTGTAAATTAATCTTTTTTCAACTATGTTTTGTGTTCAATTTCTTCCATTGACATTAgttgtcaactcaacaaatgagtcaATTTCGAGCTAacgagccacctaaacgagtcgagctcgagcttacgagccacctaaacaaatcgagctcgagctcgcgagCCTATTATCTAGCATGTCACGAGCCGAATATCATTgggcttgagcttggtttgattaaattttcgagctcGAAATCGAGCTTGAGTTtggcttgatatgattaacatACGAACTCAAACGATCTTTTTATCGAGCCGAGCTTCGAATATCTCGCAAACGGTTtgattcatttacatccctgCTATTGTTCGTTTGTCACAAATCTTAATtcttaatttatgtaaacgtaTGATGGCTGCTACCAAATAGCAACTGCCTTGACATGCTCTCTCTCACCTTTCTTTACAGTAACAAACCAAAAAACAAATCTCATGGCATCTTATTAAAGTCACACCTGGCTTTTTAGCTGTAAGACTGTAACTAATCTACTGATCCCCTAACCGCATACACGGGAGAGAGTACTCCAAGACTCACGAAGCCAGCCAAAGCaataatcaacattcccaaAGAATTTACCAGCAATGCCTCAGTTGAGTACCGTGTTATTGTCTTGCTTGTTTGAAGAAACGTTAGTTTCTCTAAGAGACCAGTTGTGCATGTCGCCACAGCCAGACCGTAGATATATATGCCAAAAAATACATGCCAAGGTAAAAGGGTAGCTCGACTATTTCTTGAACCACCAGGATACCAATATGTAACAAATCCGGCAGCCCACTGCACATTAATACAATGAAAGCAGATATCTCtctcaataaaataaataaataaatcgaTATCACATAAAGTTATACTTGTGGACTAAATTTTTAGGTTCATCCTTGGCTATTTGTGTTTTTACCCATGAACCAGAGAGTTGGAACGCAAGAAGAAAATGGTGTTCAGATTTAAAGCAGAAGAATAAAGATTCTCAATGGTCTAGACTGAGTCTGCTCCATTAGAGGTGCACAAACAAATCTAGACCACTTCTGAACCTTACAAACTGGATCACATACTGATTCGCATCTAAAATAATCGAACTGGACACAAGGTCGAACTCATTCAAATTTGTGTCAAACCAAAGGTCGAGTCCAAATTATGATATTTGATAGCTGAGAAGCCGCTCATGAACTTCAAttattgattaatatttttttattttttaaacatattcataatcaaATGAGCTCACAAACTTGAAACCATATAATAGACCTGAACTCCGAACAAGAAAAGACATGTTATGCCCAGCCACGAGTGGAGGCTGTAGAAATTATCAATTCCTTTGTCAATGTGAAACTTCCAAGCGGCCCATAATCCAAGGATGCCGCAACAGAACGCCAAGAATTGCAGAGAAAGATGAACCAGTTTTTTGAAACCTTTTGTTCCTGAAACAGTTTTATAGGCTAGCATTGCTGCAAAATTCATTCGATGTGGTTAAAACATCACAGTGAATAGTGAAAGCTCAAAGTCAATAACAACCACAGCTTAAATCACACAGGTTCGCACCAAAGGAAAAAAGGTTTGTATACAAACGAAATGCTATTAGAGAAGATAGCGGCAAGGTAATTTTAACCTCTAGCTGCTCTCTTTGAATCTACTGTTACTTACAAGTTCCACTGATTATATACGTAATTCTGAACTGTTATCGTATCCCGCAGATTTTTCTTACCTTCACCATTAAGAAGAACGAGGCCAGTCACCATCAAAAGAGGATGAACCTGTAAAAACCCCAAAGAAGAAA includes:
- the LOC142522300 gene encoding translation initiation factor eIF2B subunit delta-like, whose protein sequence is MDPRRVPRTVSDPKFRQVGFFAPVALPDRSQSAPPDPTSSSPPVSSISPSGNSLYPVMIPPPRNLPTDLSRHSPHGQPLSLLHASRAADSSIPVGSYNPSEFISPTAVTDFSEDHISPKLEVRGSSGKFATSLPAGGFEMAAVKQNSVVKLDHEFSDEGANMEMRKEQRRAGGKPLKEKTSKAERRASQEAQRAAKASARGEGNKASVASGANSANANTGKAVKVVPQRTYISPVAASEKKGGERQPDKDRKKDVPHPRMQFDDKKRVEKAKKRSVVKQIEAKNRVELFRHLPQYEHGTWLLDLESKFFQLDTVHPAVYKVGLRNLDGDISGGNARCVTMLLAFQEAIKDYYTPPKKALIRDLTIKINGYISFLIECRPVSISMGNAIRFLKTRIAKLPLSLSESEAKASLISDIEHFISEKIILADKVIVNHAVTKIRDGDVLLTYASSSAVEMVLHAHELGKQFRVVVVDSRPKLEGQKLLRRLVGKGIICTYTHINAVSYLMHKVTRVFLGASSILSNGTVYSRVGTACVAMVAHQFRIPVLICCEAYKFHERVQLDSICSNELGDPDAISRVSGRKEISSLDGWAKSDNLQMLNLIYDATPSDYVSMIITDYGMIPPTSVPVIVREYRRENLWT
- the LOC142523189 gene encoding cyclin-B1-2-like, yielding MDSAKVIPFEGLRDDPLRYGIHGVKSDIIEPHPLESAFRSAKLKQEDMKKRILCNTYGAAFPMKRELERQILSKFQRPPGAIPSSFLGLEAIDGTLEGFGFEDYLNDPKDSESFRTADMHHGMEVRLGLSKGPPCPSFM
- the LOC142523157 gene encoding transmembrane ascorbate ferrireductase 2-like; the encoded protein is MAVPFVQFSIIPLVRTIGIGVFALILLWTVYYRGGLALVSENKDLIFNVHPLLMVTGLVLLNGEAMLAYKTVSGTKGFKKLVHLSLQFLAFCCGILGLWAAWKFHIDKGIDNFYSLHSWLGITCLFLFGVQWAAGFVTYWYPGGSRNSRATLLPWHVFFGIYIYGLAVATCTTGLLEKLTFLQTSKTITRYSTEALLVNSLGMLIIALAGFVSLGVLSPVYAVRGSVD